The following proteins come from a genomic window of Astatotilapia calliptera chromosome 11, fAstCal1.2, whole genome shotgun sequence:
- the tmem145 gene encoding transmembrane protein 145, with amino-acid sequence MEVRVGERLLCLAVLSSVLCMDSVLGKYVRGVVNTKEDWVFLTRFCFLTEFGRLDFRFRYPKSRCCQNILLYFDDSSQWPAVYKRPEKNCYQKEAVLRPENNQVINLTTRYTWSGCVVEGDGNEEVLSCVGGRSFRSVRERWWYIALSKCGGDGLQLEYEMKLTNGQSFWTQHFSADEFGILETDITFLIIFSMVFLLSCYFAYNLKGRQLLHTTYKMFMTAAGVEVLSLLFHCVYWGLYAREGVGNGSLKILGKLLFSVSFLVFLLMLILLGKGFTVTRARISHSGSVKLSIYMTVYTITYVILFIYEAEFFDPGEVLYAYDSPAGYGLMGLQLVAYVWFCYAVLVSLKHYPEKQPFYVPFFTTYTLWFFAVPVMALIANFGIPRWAREKIVNGIQLGIHLYAHIVFLVITRPSAANKNFPYHVRTSQIGILLSSPKGGEGAESFPHHAYGNSSFLGDSQPNFTELFSIQSEPVKTVEETVARKGPDVQRNSEQKIVTTAADLTSILPSPPPPIPPRPATRSPPLPPRLPSFTEYFTMQSGGGAGFGTKA; translated from the exons GACTGGGTTTTCCTTACACGCTTCTGCTTTCTTACCGAGTTTGGGCGGTTGGATTTCCGATTTCGCTACCCAAAG TCTCGTTGCTGTCAGAACATATTGCTCTACTTTGATGACAGTTCTCAGTGGCCAGCTGTGTACAAGAGGCCTGAAAAG AACTGCTACCAGAAGGAAGCCGTGCTGAGGCCTGAAAACAACCAGGTCATCAACCTCACCACACGCTACACCTGGTCAGGCTGTGTG GTGGAAGGGGATGGAAACGAGGAGGTCCTGAGCTGCGTGGGTGGCCGCAGCTTCCGCTCGGTGAGGGAGCGATGGTGGTATATCGCTCTCAGCAAGTGCGGG GGAGATGGCCTGCAGCTGGAGTATGAGATGAAACTGACCAATGGCCAGTCTTTCTGGACGCAGCATTTCTCTGCTGACGAGTTTG GCATCTTGGAAACAGACATCACGTTCCTGATCATCTTCTCCATGGTGTTCCTTCTCTCCTGCTACTTTGCTT ACAATCTGAAGGGAAGACAGCTTCTTCACACAACCTACAAAATGTTTATGACGGCAGCAGGTGTGGAAG TGCTCAGCCTGCTGTTCCATTGTGTCTACTGGGGCCTGTATGCTAGAGAAGGAGTTGGCAATGGCAGCCTCAAAATACTTG GGAAATTACTGTTCTCCGTCAGTTTCTTGGTGTTCCTTCTGATGCTCATATTGTTGGGCAAAGGTTTCACTGTCACCAG GGCGAGGATCAGTCACAGTGGGTCTGTGAAACTGAGCATCTACATGACGGTTTACACAATCACCTACGTCATCCTCTTCATCTATGAGGCGGAG TTCTTTGACCCAGGTGAAGTGCTGTACGCCTACGACAGCCCTGCAGGATACGGACTCATGGGCCTGCAGCTGGTTGCGTATGTGTGGTTCTGCTATGCCGTGCTGGTCTCCCTGAAGCACTACCCCGAGAAGCAGCCCTTCTACGTCCCTTTCTTCACCACATACACACTATG GTTTTTTGCTGTCCCTGTTATGGCTCTGATTGCCAACTTTGGGATTCCTCGTTGGGCTCGGGAGAAGATCGTCAACGGCATTCAGCTCGGGATCCATCTCTACGCTCACATCGTCTTTCTT GTTATCACACGGCCTTCAGCTGCCAATAAGAACTTCCCATATCATGTACGGACATCCCAAATCGGGATTCTGCTGTCCAGTCCGAAAGGCGGTGAGGGGGCGGAGAGTTTTCCTCATCATGCCTATGGAAATAGCTCCTTCCTGGGAGACTCGCAACCTAACTTCACCGAACTTTTCTCCATCCAATCA gAACCGGTAAAGACGGTGGAGGAGACAGTGGCCCGTAAAGGGCCAGATGTGCAGAGAAATAGCGAACAGAAGATCGTCACCACTGCTGCAGACTTAACGTCGATATTGCCCTCACCTCCGCCTCCAATACCCCCGCGCCCGGCCACACGATCACCCCCACTCCCACCCCGGCTTCCGTCCTTTACAGAGTATTTCACCATGCAgagtggaggaggagcaggatttgGAACAAAGGCATGA
- the mrpl17 gene encoding large ribosomal subunit protein bL17m codes for MRLTLQMLISHGRMARRMGLGPRSRIDMLRNILTGLVRHERIETTLARADEVRFYAEKLVDYAKKGDTDEKAMKMASFWLTEKDLVPKLFKVLAPRFENHSNSYTRLARIPNRQNLDRAKMAVLEYKGNPFPPLYPATKENELTIINQLLKGYREDRAQQLDTKP; via the exons ATGCGCCTCACGTTGCAAATGTTGATCTCCCACGGCCGGATGGCCCGGAGGATGGGTTTGGGCCCGCGGTCCAGGATCGACATGCTGCGCAACATTTTGACAGGACTGGTCCGACACGAGAGGATAGAAACCACGCTGGCCCGAGCAGATGAAGTCCGCTTCTACGCCGAAAAG CTGGTAGACTATGCCAAAAAGGGAGACACTGATGAGAAGGCGATGAAAATGGCCAGTTTTTGGCTGACG GAGAAGGATCTGGTCCCAAAGCTCTTCAAGGTCCTGGCTCCACGGTTTGAGAACCACTCAAACAGCTACACACGGCTGGCACGCATCCCCAACAGACAGAACCTGGACAGAGCTAAGATGGCTGTTCTGGAGTACAAAGGCAACCCTTTCCCACCCCTTTATCCTGCAACAAAGGAAAATGAACTGACTATTATCAACCAGCTCCTCAAAGGCTACAGAGAGGACAGGGCACAACAGTTAGACACAAAGCCGTAG